The Streptomyces kanamyceticus genome window below encodes:
- a CDS encoding MFS transporter: MSGTHEAVRRWLGLLSLALGLLVIGLDTTVLTVALPTLATSLEATTSQLQWFTAAYTLAFAALILPLGVLGGRFGRRRVLAAGLWLFTAGLVVAVLTDTSGALLLARVIMGAGAAAIAPQALALVPLLFPPGQRARAAALATSAFALGLPLGPLIGGGLLNSFWWGSVFLINIPVLALALLGVLRYVPEARGPQAPVDVVGSVLALTGVSALLYGVVEAPNRGWGDRLALLAMFTGAALLCALLLRLRQAARPPAGLSPFRNAHFAWGTATACVVMFLLLGVLFVIPQFLQQVQGHDAMATGIRLMPMFAGLLFATAAAEKLVTSFGIKWVIAVGMLLWSLALMLLGRLCADSAYAATAVALTIAGVALALTLPVTFDAVLSSLPPDVAGTGSALANACRQIGAAAGVAVLGSALNTVYRAEVDQRTVSQLAGGSMDAVRANLAGAEAAAASLPAGQGQSVLAAAQGAFVSGMSAAFLVGAAVAAAMSVLVVAVLPARSSEARGAAVDAETDRRGLPGVRPR, translated from the coding sequence GTGTCTGGCACTCACGAGGCAGTTCGCCGCTGGCTCGGTCTACTCTCGCTGGCCCTCGGCCTCCTGGTCATCGGGCTCGATACCACCGTCCTGACCGTCGCTCTGCCGACCCTGGCCACGTCGCTGGAGGCGACGACCTCCCAACTGCAGTGGTTCACCGCCGCCTACACGCTGGCGTTCGCCGCCCTGATCCTGCCGCTGGGGGTGCTGGGCGGCAGGTTCGGCCGCAGACGCGTCCTGGCGGCGGGCCTGTGGCTCTTCACAGCGGGGCTGGTCGTCGCCGTGCTCACCGACACCTCCGGTGCCCTGCTCCTGGCCCGCGTCATCATGGGGGCGGGGGCAGCCGCAATCGCCCCGCAAGCACTGGCACTTGTCCCTTTGCTCTTCCCGCCGGGCCAGCGTGCCCGGGCGGCAGCTCTCGCGACATCCGCGTTCGCGCTGGGGCTGCCGCTCGGCCCCCTGATCGGCGGCGGCCTGTTGAACTCGTTCTGGTGGGGATCGGTCTTCCTGATCAACATCCCCGTGCTGGCCCTCGCGCTGCTCGGCGTGCTGCGGTACGTGCCCGAAGCCAGAGGTCCGCAGGCCCCTGTCGACGTCGTCGGGTCCGTGCTGGCCCTGACGGGCGTCTCCGCCCTGCTCTACGGCGTCGTCGAGGCGCCGAACCGGGGCTGGGGCGATCGGCTGGCGCTGCTCGCGATGTTCACGGGTGCGGCTCTCCTCTGTGCACTGCTTCTCCGGCTGCGGCAGGCCGCCCGTCCCCCGGCCGGCCTCTCCCCCTTCCGCAACGCCCACTTCGCGTGGGGCACGGCCACCGCCTGCGTGGTCATGTTCCTTCTCCTGGGCGTCCTGTTCGTCATCCCGCAGTTCCTCCAGCAGGTCCAGGGCCACGATGCCATGGCCACCGGGATCCGGCTGATGCCGATGTTCGCCGGCCTGCTGTTCGCGACGGCGGCGGCCGAGAAGCTCGTCACCAGCTTCGGCATCAAGTGGGTGATCGCGGTGGGCATGCTGCTCTGGTCGCTCGCGCTGATGCTCCTGGGGCGGCTCTGCGCAGACAGCGCATACGCTGCGACGGCTGTGGCGCTGACGATCGCCGGCGTGGCGCTCGCCCTGACGCTGCCCGTGACGTTCGACGCCGTGCTCAGCTCCCTCCCGCCGGATGTCGCCGGTACGGGCTCGGCGCTGGCCAACGCCTGCCGCCAGATCGGCGCCGCCGCGGGCGTCGCCGTACTGGGCAGCGCCCTGAACACCGTCTACCGCGCCGAAGTCGACCAGCGGACGGTGTCTCAACTCGCCGGCGGTTCCATGGATGCCGTGCGGGCCAATCTTGCCGGAGCCGAGGCGGCGGCGGCCTCGCTGCCCGCCGGCCAGGGGCAGAGTGTGCTCGCCGCTGCCCAGGGCGCATTCGTCTCCGGCATGTCGGCGGCCTTCCTGGTCGGCGCCGCGGTCGCTGCCGCGATGTCGGTCCTGGTCGTGGCCGTGCTGCCGGCACGAAGCAGCGAGGCCCGGGGCGCCGCTGTCGATGCGGAAACGGACCGCCGCGGGCTTCCCGGAGTCCGGCCTCGGTGA
- a CDS encoding cytochrome P450, translating into MSTTAYREPQGAAAAAAPLPEARGGGLLGHARELQEDTLAALHAIAEDSDGVMGFRIGRSPAVVVSSAATAREVLIDRAADFGRGQRQTRALTPLMGKGLLTSEGELHNRQRRLVVPHFSPRRIPKHADAIVEVAEGTVKRWGHGADVDLVAEMNTLTMDIVTKLLFSASTRENQSIARAITEAFEWEMHAITSAVALPIWVPTPRNIRARRNIGIFRGWIAGFIRQRQSATSADSPGALPADFLSDLMGAQYEDGGTMTDELLLDEVLTAWGAAQETSADAQAWTLYLLARHPEILERVRAEVDRVLGTRSVRYEDLPQLPYCLQVFKEAMRLYPPAAVIPRQAIRDTVIGGYAVPTGTMVFINAFSLHRRREVFPDPERFDPDRFTREAEKAQPKGAYLPFGTGSNVCPGSHLAMMEGHLLTVLLNQRIDIELLPQGSEVRPELLVNLRPSPGVRAWVSPR; encoded by the coding sequence GTGAGTACCACCGCATACCGCGAGCCGCAGGGGGCAGCCGCCGCGGCGGCGCCCCTGCCGGAGGCCCGAGGCGGAGGGCTGCTGGGCCACGCACGCGAACTCCAGGAGGACACCCTCGCCGCCCTGCACGCGATCGCGGAGGACTCCGACGGCGTCATGGGTTTCCGGATCGGGCGGAGCCCGGCCGTCGTCGTCTCCTCGGCGGCGACAGCCAGAGAAGTCCTGATCGACCGTGCGGCCGACTTCGGCCGCGGCCAGCGCCAGACCCGTGCGCTCACACCGCTGATGGGCAAGGGACTGCTGACCAGTGAGGGCGAACTGCACAACAGGCAGCGCCGGTTGGTGGTGCCGCACTTCTCGCCGCGCCGGATACCCAAGCACGCGGATGCCATCGTCGAGGTCGCCGAGGGCACGGTGAAGCGCTGGGGACACGGCGCCGACGTCGACCTTGTCGCCGAAATGAACACACTCACGATGGACATCGTCACCAAGCTGCTGTTCAGCGCCTCCACCCGGGAGAACCAGTCGATCGCCCGGGCCATCACGGAGGCGTTCGAGTGGGAGATGCACGCCATCACCAGCGCGGTCGCGCTCCCGATCTGGGTACCCACGCCGCGCAACATACGGGCCAGGCGGAACATCGGCATCTTCCGGGGCTGGATCGCGGGCTTCATCCGGCAACGTCAGTCGGCCACATCGGCGGACAGCCCGGGCGCACTGCCCGCGGACTTCCTGTCCGACCTGATGGGCGCGCAGTACGAGGACGGCGGCACCATGACCGACGAGCTGCTCCTCGATGAGGTGCTCACCGCGTGGGGCGCCGCACAGGAGACGTCGGCGGATGCCCAGGCGTGGACGCTGTATCTGCTGGCCCGCCATCCGGAGATCCTCGAGCGAGTCCGTGCCGAGGTGGACCGCGTGCTCGGCACACGGTCCGTGCGCTACGAGGACCTGCCGCAACTTCCCTACTGCCTACAGGTGTTCAAGGAGGCGATGAGGCTCTACCCGCCCGCCGCGGTGATACCGCGCCAGGCGATCCGGGACACCGTGATCGGCGGTTACGCGGTACCCACGGGAACGATGGTGTTCATCAACGCCTTCAGCCTGCACCGGCGCCGGGAGGTCTTCCCCGATCCCGAACGCTTCGACCCCGACCGCTTCACCCGGGAGGCGGAGAAGGCCCAGCCCAAGGGCGCCTATCTGCCCTTCGGCACGGGCAGCAATGTGTGCCCCGGCAGCCATCTGGCCATGATGGAAGGCCACTTGCTGACGGTGCTGCTCAACCAGCGCATCGACATCGAGCTGCTCCCGCAGGGCTCCGAGGTGCGGCCCGAACTGCTGGTGAACCTGCGGCCCAGCCCTGGAGTCAGGGCCTGGGTCAGCCCTCGGTGA
- a CDS encoding MMPL family transporter encodes MNPQKTPGQARPAPPLLHRLGVWSAAHAWRVVAVWLVVLVGAGLLVPRFTDSLTGSSLSITGSESARAEKLMKEEFDSAITEDVVVVFDSATRSVKDPAFRDAVERGIDRLKDQDGVASVEDPYAPGGEAQFSGDGRTALVLAGLTGDERDRQAVAPKLQEALDDTARDDIKVMLTGSSALNAAVVEQEDKDLARAESIGLPIALLVLLVAFGTLVAAGLPLMLGVFALMTSFGVLGALSYITTFDTFVQAVVTMLGLALGIDYCLFMVTRQREELGSRGDRSIPEVVGATMATAGKAVLFSGFTVLVSVAGLLLVRAPVFRSMALGVMVAVAVMIAVAMTLLPAVLALLGTRINRLAVPGLRRAVQHPDPEHSVWARWTRVVLRRPVLIGGTATLVLLLAAAPVFGLKLGFDVGASAVADAPAGAGYNLVAKKFAPGTATPVQVVVTSSDGALDNAGLKSLDRLSTLVKDNKQVDGVLSLTDALKEQTGAADQDALRTALADDKGELDRIVNSSGRATILTVFSKSAPDSDETIDLVHWIRDTAAPQAAGPESGLVVDTGGLTAQTIDVGAEINRGTPWVLTAILGMSFLLLLLAFRSLVLALSAIVMNLLSVGAAFGLLTWVFQDGTGEALLDFTSRGFIQAYLPILTFVVLFGLSMDYEVFLISRMKEEWDRTKDNTRAVTVGVVHTAKVITAAAAIMVVVFASFMITSVVEVKQMGFALAVAVLVDATLIRVVVVPAVMRLLGAANWWLPKWLDRALPRVQLTEGPSPAADGADSGEAGPERAAAGTTASAPSSD; translated from the coding sequence GTGAACCCCCAGAAGACCCCGGGCCAGGCACGTCCGGCCCCGCCCCTGCTACACCGGCTCGGCGTCTGGAGTGCCGCGCACGCCTGGCGGGTCGTGGCCGTCTGGCTGGTCGTGCTGGTGGGAGCCGGCCTGTTGGTCCCCCGGTTCACCGACAGCCTCACCGGCTCCTCGCTGAGCATCACCGGCTCCGAGTCCGCTCGCGCCGAGAAGCTCATGAAGGAGGAGTTCGACAGCGCGATCACCGAGGACGTCGTCGTGGTCTTCGACTCGGCGACCCGCTCGGTGAAGGACCCGGCGTTCCGCGACGCCGTCGAACGCGGCATCGACCGGCTCAAGGACCAGGACGGCGTGGCCAGCGTCGAAGACCCGTACGCTCCGGGCGGGGAAGCCCAGTTCTCCGGTGACGGCCGGACCGCGCTCGTACTGGCAGGCCTCACCGGCGACGAACGTGACCGTCAAGCGGTCGCGCCCAAGCTGCAGGAGGCCCTCGATGACACCGCGCGCGATGACATCAAGGTGATGCTGACCGGGTCGAGTGCGCTGAACGCGGCGGTGGTCGAGCAGGAGGACAAGGACCTCGCGCGAGCGGAATCGATCGGCCTGCCGATCGCACTGCTCGTCCTGCTCGTCGCATTCGGCACGCTCGTCGCCGCGGGCCTGCCGCTGATGCTCGGCGTGTTCGCGCTCATGACGTCCTTCGGCGTCCTGGGGGCTCTCAGCTACATCACCACGTTCGACACGTTCGTCCAGGCCGTTGTCACCATGCTCGGTCTCGCCCTCGGTATCGACTACTGCCTGTTCATGGTCACCCGGCAGCGGGAAGAGCTCGGCAGCCGCGGCGACCGTTCGATCCCCGAGGTCGTCGGCGCCACCATGGCGACCGCGGGCAAGGCCGTCCTGTTCTCGGGTTTCACCGTCCTGGTGTCGGTGGCCGGGCTCCTTCTCGTACGCGCACCCGTCTTCCGGTCGATGGCGTTGGGCGTCATGGTGGCGGTGGCCGTCATGATCGCGGTGGCGATGACGCTCCTGCCCGCCGTACTCGCCCTCCTGGGCACCAGGATCAACCGCCTGGCCGTTCCCGGTCTGCGCCGTGCCGTTCAGCACCCGGACCCCGAGCATTCAGTCTGGGCACGCTGGACGCGCGTGGTGCTGCGCCGTCCTGTGCTCATCGGCGGCACGGCCACGCTGGTGCTGCTCCTCGCGGCCGCTCCCGTGTTCGGACTCAAGCTCGGCTTCGACGTGGGAGCGAGCGCCGTCGCCGATGCCCCGGCCGGCGCGGGCTACAACCTCGTCGCGAAGAAGTTCGCCCCGGGGACGGCCACCCCGGTGCAGGTCGTCGTGACCAGTTCCGACGGCGCTCTGGACAACGCGGGGCTGAAGTCCCTGGACCGGCTCAGCACACTGGTCAAGGACAACAAGCAGGTCGACGGCGTCCTTTCGCTCACTGACGCGCTCAAGGAACAGACCGGCGCCGCGGACCAGGACGCCCTGCGCACCGCGCTCGCCGACGACAAGGGAGAGCTTGACCGCATCGTCAACTCGTCGGGCCGGGCCACGATCCTGACGGTGTTCTCCAAGAGTGCTCCGGACTCCGACGAGACCATCGATCTCGTCCACTGGATCCGCGACACCGCAGCTCCCCAGGCGGCGGGACCGGAAAGCGGCCTCGTGGTCGACACCGGAGGCCTGACCGCGCAGACCATCGATGTCGGCGCGGAGATCAACCGGGGAACACCGTGGGTCCTGACGGCCATCCTGGGGATGTCCTTCCTGCTGCTCCTGCTCGCTTTCCGCAGCCTGGTCCTGGCGCTCAGCGCGATCGTGATGAACCTTCTCTCCGTGGGAGCCGCGTTCGGCCTGCTCACCTGGGTGTTCCAGGACGGCACGGGCGAGGCGCTGCTGGACTTCACCAGCCGCGGCTTCATCCAGGCCTATCTGCCGATCCTGACCTTCGTCGTCCTCTTCGGTCTGTCCATGGACTACGAGGTGTTCCTCATCTCGCGGATGAAGGAGGAGTGGGACCGCACCAAGGACAACACGCGCGCCGTTACCGTCGGGGTCGTCCACACCGCCAAGGTCATCACGGCGGCAGCCGCCATCATGGTGGTGGTCTTCGCTTCCTTCATGATCACTAGCGTGGTCGAGGTGAAGCAGATGGGATTCGCCCTGGCCGTCGCGGTCCTCGTCGACGCGACTCTGATCCGCGTCGTGGTCGTACCGGCGGTGATGCGCCTGCTCGGAGCGGCCAACTGGTGGCTTCCCAAGTGGCTCGACCGGGCACTTCCCCGCGTGCAGCTCACCGAGGGGCCGAGCCCCGCGGCGGACGGCGCCGACAGCGGCGAGGCCGGCCCGGAGCGGGCCGCAGCGGGGACGACGGCCTCCGCGCCCTCATCCGACTGA
- a CDS encoding fatty acid desaturase family protein: protein MTVADGAERRAIPWEPELERAMSRFSVKEAHDLLHGLFRPRMRIYWTDFLLSVTVGAVAFWAVDPLGGFSVLGVLAFLVSVFAVFRCFAFIHEIAHFRKKQAFGPFRLGWNVLFGIPMMIPIFMYECHGEHHNRKLYGTPQDAEYLPLARMAPSNVVGLLITPLVLPFFGPYRFGIVTPLSWCVPKVREYLYRNLSALKIDFDYRGRQPTAEEKWSWRLQEFLCLAWIAAAAVLLSTGTVPIARLVQWYALFVAVAFVNSLRLLAAHRYIGDEDEMSIVEQMMDTVNHPRARVLGELWAPVGLRLHALHHLMPGLPYHNYPVAHARLMAGLPEDSAYRLTESPGLFPSLRRLWSACRAHQRAGTLLDRTSPEGARA, encoded by the coding sequence ATGACCGTCGCCGACGGAGCCGAACGGCGCGCCATCCCCTGGGAGCCGGAACTCGAGCGCGCGATGAGCCGCTTCTCGGTGAAGGAGGCGCATGACCTCCTGCACGGCCTGTTCCGCCCCCGGATGCGGATCTACTGGACGGACTTCCTCCTGTCCGTGACGGTCGGCGCCGTCGCCTTCTGGGCGGTGGATCCTCTCGGTGGGTTCAGCGTGCTGGGCGTGCTCGCCTTCCTGGTCTCGGTGTTCGCCGTGTTCCGCTGCTTCGCGTTCATCCACGAGATCGCGCACTTCCGCAAGAAGCAGGCCTTCGGCCCCTTCCGCCTGGGGTGGAACGTACTGTTCGGCATCCCGATGATGATCCCGATCTTCATGTACGAGTGCCACGGAGAGCACCACAACCGGAAGCTGTACGGCACGCCGCAGGACGCCGAGTACCTGCCGCTTGCCCGGATGGCGCCGTCGAACGTCGTGGGACTGCTGATCACCCCGCTCGTTCTGCCCTTCTTCGGCCCCTACCGCTTCGGGATCGTGACGCCGCTGTCCTGGTGCGTGCCCAAGGTGCGCGAGTACCTCTACCGGAACCTGTCCGCACTGAAGATCGACTTCGACTACCGCGGACGCCAGCCCACCGCGGAGGAGAAGTGGAGCTGGCGGCTGCAGGAGTTCCTCTGCCTGGCGTGGATCGCCGCCGCGGCCGTACTGCTGTCCACCGGGACGGTGCCCATCGCTCGCCTCGTCCAGTGGTACGCCCTGTTCGTCGCGGTCGCGTTCGTCAACTCACTGCGCCTGCTGGCCGCCCACCGGTACATCGGTGACGAGGACGAGATGAGCATCGTCGAGCAGATGATGGACACGGTGAACCATCCGCGGGCCAGGGTGCTCGGCGAGCTGTGGGCGCCGGTCGGACTCAGACTGCATGCGTTGCATCACCTGATGCCCGGGCTCCCGTATCACAACTACCCCGTTGCGCACGCCCGGCTGATGGCCGGCCTGCCCGAGGATTCCGCCTACCGTCTCACCGAGAGCCCGGGCCTGTTCCCCTCCCTGCGGCGGCTGTGGAGCGCGTGCCGCGCACACCAGCGGGCCGGCACACTCCTCGATCGCACCAGCCCGGAAGGGGCACGAGCGTGA
- a CDS encoding NAD(P)/FAD-dependent oxidoreductase — translation MPEPKSTAAAAKAEKTGPPAPDDGAATSPNRIRADVCVMGFGVVGLINAIALAKRGLSVVIIDQPTEKQLASYKVGESLLVYSNAFLRAIGELDEPLEQSFGKEGFWMAHGLEGRTSFDDSVSEWGFESDLPPHWIEKIENPLFHRTMFKDSQIVRPEIEAVLRERAKDFEGLTFLDSGLVRDIDLGDGDNDHTLRWSSRNKKESGEISARWMVDCTGRTRVLAKRFDHELRLDDGFATTAAWAQFSHCSDETFDERWNFSFPDGGEAHRDRNTLHLWGDGYWIWLIRLNGDRISVGVTYSQGRPPEEGNARDVFWKILRRYPLLDWLTEDNVLEFSAYRDVQRMTDTFISPKRYAMAGDASSIIDAFYSQGISLSMSTSWHIANIAQRDVRQNHLDLDYLDHVNRAVTADWRIMRSMVQSKYGPAIADSRFFILDHLLDYMIFGAALLGRFRVSRWLTETGGRTDEETVEHAQLRAGLERRLFLSQSAPWHHLDPHRVAGLVEKWHRSLESRALWRLENDVKLPPTKAGLRAHAALPGIWRLPYVHKLSRADLTLPAIKEPEFMKVTGNEHRPVLMAGSGPMLVTMTTLGTVLDIADTKVRKARMALRRLRGRRTS, via the coding sequence GTGCCTGAACCGAAATCGACAGCGGCAGCGGCCAAGGCCGAGAAGACCGGGCCCCCGGCCCCGGACGACGGTGCGGCCACGAGCCCGAACCGGATACGCGCCGACGTCTGCGTCATGGGCTTCGGCGTGGTCGGCCTGATCAACGCCATCGCGCTGGCCAAACGGGGCCTGAGCGTTGTCATCATTGACCAGCCGACCGAGAAGCAACTCGCCAGCTACAAGGTCGGTGAGTCCCTGCTCGTGTACTCCAACGCCTTCCTGCGCGCCATCGGCGAACTCGATGAGCCGCTGGAGCAGTCCTTCGGGAAAGAGGGCTTCTGGATGGCCCACGGCCTCGAAGGCCGCACCAGCTTCGACGATTCGGTCTCCGAATGGGGATTCGAAAGCGATCTTCCTCCGCACTGGATCGAGAAGATCGAGAACCCGCTCTTCCACCGCACCATGTTCAAGGACTCGCAGATCGTCCGCCCGGAGATCGAAGCCGTGCTCCGGGAACGGGCCAAGGACTTCGAAGGGCTGACCTTCCTCGACAGCGGCCTGGTCCGCGACATCGACCTGGGCGATGGCGACAACGACCACACCCTGCGCTGGAGTTCACGCAACAAGAAAGAGAGCGGGGAGATATCCGCCCGCTGGATGGTCGACTGCACCGGCCGCACCCGGGTGCTCGCCAAACGGTTCGACCACGAACTGCGCCTCGACGACGGCTTCGCCACCACCGCCGCCTGGGCGCAGTTCTCCCACTGCTCGGACGAGACCTTCGACGAGCGCTGGAACTTCTCCTTCCCCGACGGGGGAGAGGCGCACCGGGACCGCAACACCCTCCACCTCTGGGGGGACGGCTACTGGATCTGGCTGATCCGTCTCAACGGCGACCGCATCAGCGTCGGCGTGACCTACAGCCAGGGCCGCCCGCCCGAGGAAGGCAACGCCCGGGACGTCTTCTGGAAGATCCTGCGCCGCTACCCCCTGCTGGACTGGCTGACCGAGGACAACGTCCTGGAGTTCAGCGCCTACCGCGACGTCCAGCGCATGACCGACACCTTCATCTCGCCCAAGCGCTACGCCATGGCCGGCGACGCCTCCTCGATCATCGACGCCTTCTACAGCCAGGGCATCAGCCTGTCGATGTCCACCTCCTGGCACATCGCCAACATCGCCCAGCGTGACGTCCGCCAAAACCACCTCGACCTCGACTACCTGGACCACGTGAACCGTGCCGTCACCGCGGACTGGCGGATCATGCGCTCGATGGTCCAGTCGAAGTACGGGCCGGCCATCGCCGACAGCCGCTTCTTCATCCTCGACCACCTCCTGGACTACATGATCTTCGGCGCCGCCCTCCTGGGCCGCTTCCGGGTCTCGCGGTGGCTGACCGAGACAGGCGGCCGCACCGACGAGGAGACGGTCGAGCACGCCCAGCTGCGGGCCGGACTGGAGCGCCGGCTGTTCCTGTCCCAGTCCGCCCCCTGGCACCACCTCGACCCGCACCGCGTGGCGGGCCTGGTCGAAAAATGGCACCGGAGCCTGGAAAGCCGGGCCCTGTGGCGCCTGGAGAACGACGTCAAGCTCCCGCCGACCAAGGCCGGCCTGCGTGCCCACGCGGCCCTTCCCGGCATCTGGCGGCTGCCGTACGTACACAAGCTCTCCCGCGCGGACCTGACCCTGCCGGCCATCAAGGAGCCGGAGTTCATGAAGGTGACGGGCAACGAGCACCGGCCGGTGCTGATGGCGGGCTCCGGTCCGATGCTCGTCACGATGACCACGCTGGGCACCGTCCTGGACATCGCCGACACGAAGGTACGCAAGGCGCGGATGGCCCTGCGCCGGCTCCGCGGCAGGAGGACGTCATGA
- a CDS encoding DUF3592 domain-containing protein translates to MIDGMLRTGKAQGDQMYAALVRFTTRDGVEVVGQSLEHYSGTHETGHPVVVRYMADDPSKVMVGEQVPIAGWLLFSLFFASIGIAGLIGWVWLLAGL, encoded by the coding sequence GTGATCGACGGGATGCTCCGGACCGGCAAAGCACAGGGGGACCAGATGTACGCGGCGCTGGTCCGCTTCACCACCCGCGACGGCGTCGAAGTCGTGGGACAGAGCCTCGAACACTACTCAGGTACACACGAGACCGGCCACCCGGTCGTCGTACGCTATATGGCCGACGATCCGAGCAAGGTCATGGTGGGAGAGCAGGTCCCCATCGCGGGCTGGCTGCTCTTCTCGTTGTTCTTCGCGAGCATAGGAATCGCTGGACTGATCGGCTGGGTCTGGCTGCTCGCCGGATTGTGA
- a CDS encoding TetR/AcrR family transcriptional regulator codes for MADEQRSAARRRQIFQAAAVVFARQGYHGARMDDIVKESGLSKGALYWYFKTKEELATGLVHQMLSAEKHGMDELMAAPRPAAERLEELVRGFARELTKDPDKAPLALELLALAQNIPDIRACYSVHHEQYTECMRTLLLEVCEAEPDAHAEAARRADAAALALASAVDGLTLRWTLARTAFDLEEKLWEVVQVIVRGLLSHPAA; via the coding sequence ATGGCGGACGAGCAGCGCAGTGCGGCGCGAAGGCGCCAGATCTTCCAGGCGGCGGCCGTGGTCTTCGCGCGGCAGGGCTACCACGGTGCCCGCATGGACGACATCGTCAAGGAATCAGGGCTGAGCAAAGGCGCTCTGTACTGGTACTTCAAGACCAAGGAAGAGCTGGCGACCGGGCTCGTCCACCAGATGCTGTCCGCCGAGAAGCACGGCATGGATGAACTGATGGCCGCGCCCAGGCCGGCCGCTGAGCGCCTGGAAGAACTGGTCCGCGGGTTCGCCCGGGAACTCACGAAAGACCCCGACAAGGCCCCGCTGGCGCTGGAACTCCTCGCGCTGGCCCAGAACATCCCTGATATCAGGGCCTGTTACAGCGTGCACCACGAGCAGTACACGGAATGCATGCGCACCCTTCTCCTCGAGGTGTGCGAGGCGGAGCCGGACGCGCATGCCGAAGCCGCCCGACGCGCCGACGCGGCGGCCCTCGCCCTGGCGTCGGCAGTCGACGGTCTCACACTGCGCTGGACCCTGGCGCGCACCGCCTTCGATCTGGAGGAAAAGCTCTGGGAGGTCGTCCAGGTCATTGTCCGAGGACTGCTCAGTCACCCGGCGGCGTAG